In the Armatimonadota bacterium genome, AAACCTCGTGCCCGAACTCCCATTCTATGGCGCGCGAAAGATGGCCCGTTTCGACATCTTTGAGCTTTACAAGTACATCAATACCACGGCCCTGTTTCGTGGCCAGTGGAACCTGAAACGGCCCGAAGGCATGGGAAACCCGGAGTTCAACGCCTGGCTGGAGGAGACCGCTCGGCCGGTCTTCGAGCGCCTTCAGAGGGAGCTTGCGAGGGTATTCCGGCCACAGGTCAAGTGGGGCTATTTTTGGTGCCAGTCCGAAGGGAACGACCTCATCCTCTATCATGAAGATCGCAAGACGGAGCGAACAAGGTTCCGATTTCCCAGGCAGAGGGACGGCAGGCGGCTCTGCCTCTCGGACTTCTTTCGTTCAAAGGACTCGGGCGTGATGGACGTCGCCGCCTTTCACCTGGTGACCGTCGGCCCGGACATCTCGATCCACGAGCGAAAGCTCTTCAAAGATGGCGCTTTTCAAGACTACGCCTACGTCCACGGGATGGGAGTAGAGGCCGCAGAGGCGCTGGCAGAGTACTGGCATCGCCAGATTCGGGCCGAGCTCGGTTTTGGGAGCGAGGAGCCGGCCGACATGAAGGGCCTATATGGCGTGAAATATCGGGGCTGCCGGTATTCGTTCGGCTATCCCGCTTGCCCGAACCTTGAGGATCAGGCGAAGGTCATGAACCTTCTCGAACCGAGTGACATCGGCGTGACCCTCAGCGAGGAGTTCATGCTCGAGCCCGAACAGAGCACGTCGGCCATCATCGTGCACCATCCCGACGCGAAGTACTTCAACGTTCGGTAGGCGGGTGCCTGGCAGGACGCCTGTGCCAGCTGCGCACCTGCGGCCAAGACCTTGGGCCCGATGGCCGCGAAGATCGTGCATGTTCGCCAGAGATCCCCCAAAAACAGTCAAGCCTGGGAGCTTGCCCTAGTTGGCTCCCAGGCTGACGATGCTCCCTAAGGGTGTTAGGAAGTTAGGCTTTACGGCGTCGCATCAGAGCCAGCGCGCCGAGCCCGAGCGTGGCCAGCGAGGCTGGCTCGGGAACGAGTCGGATTTCATCGAGGGTCAAGTCGCCATTCTTGACAGGGTCAATCTGGACGATCAACTGGTCCACGTTCGCTGAATCGTACGACCCGAACGCGCCATCAGTGGAGGCGACCGTGATGGTTGTCGGCGAAGCAACGGGTCCAAAGGACTTGCTCCAGCCGCCGATGCTGAATTCTGAGACGAAGATGACGGTTACCGAAAAAGCCAGATCCGCCCTCACTACGTCCAGTTCCATAGCGCCCCAGGACGAAAGGTCGGCATTGGTGCTCGTTGAATAGAACAAGCCATTGCCGCCACTCGCGCCGGTACACAGGTAGCCCAGCCAGAACGAACTGGCATTGCCAAAGTCATTGGAAAGAGCGCAGACCCCGGGTCCAGCAAGGCAGTCGATACCGCTGCTCAGGCCAACGTCCGACGTGAACGTGCTTGTCTGGAGGGCGCGAGAACCGCCCAGCATCGTACCACCCGATGCCCAAGTCGAGTGGAACCCAAGCCCAACCACGGACGAGGTTTGAGACAAGCTGGAAAAGTCGTCAACGACGATGGGAGCAGCCATGGCCGAACCGGCCAGGCACGCCCCAAAAGAGAGGAGCATCCATTTACGCATTTTTTCACCTTTTCGCTAAAAGCAAAATAAGGAAACGACTGCAGTTTCTCTCAGGTTGAAGGAACCTGGCACAGGTAAAAATACCTGTTGTTGAGCAAGCTCCAGGTAAGAACGCGGGGCTTTGGCACGTTTCGGTCTTCAGGTTGAAGACTTTGCCCTGCTCGCGGGTCGCATACACTAGTACTTTAGCAGTGGTTTCTGGGGGCATGGCTGGATGCTTGCCACGCCCCGCGAAACGGTGAGTTGCGGAGTTGATCCGCTGCGTATGTTGTTAGCGGCTTCGTCGCTTTCGCGCCACGCTGAACAGGCCAAGGCCGAGCACCGCCAAGCTGGCAGGCTCAGGAACGAGCCGAATCTCGCTCATGCCGAGGTCGCCGTCCGTCGCCGTCAGGAACCGGATCGCGATTGCATCCACGTTGCCCATGTCCGTCGTACCGCCAAGCCAGTCCGCCGTCGCATCAAGCGAGATCGTCGTCGGCGAAGCGATCGAGCCAAACGACTTGCCCAAGACGAGCACTCCCGCGTCCGAGTAGAACTCAACCATCACGTCAAAACCGAGGTCGGCCGAGACCATGTCAAACTCGATTCCGGTCGTACCGGAGAGATCGGCGTTCGTCGAAGTGCTGTAGAAGAACTCTCCGGCAGCGGCGAAAGCACCCGTGCAGAGGTAAGCGAGCGAGAAGCGAGCCGAGTTTCCGGCATTGTCCGACGCCGCGCCAACGCTGGGAACGATGTTCCAGGTGCTTTCAAGACCGTAGTCCGATGTCAGCACGTTAATTCCGAGGCCCCGAGAACCACCGAGCATGGTGCCGCCGCTTGCCCAGACGGCGTCGTTTGCCACGCCAGTCACGGTCAGGCTCTGACCCGTAAGGCTTGAGAAGTCATCGACGAGAAGAGCAGCCTGAGCCGAAACGACCAGGCCAACTCCCATACTGAGGAGCATTAGTTTTCGCATATTGTCCACCTTTCAAAAATCGAAGAAGGAAACGGCTTGAGTATCCATCACAGCTGTAGTGGATAACACTCCATAAAATGCCTGACTTATCGCATTACATTGTTACTATTATCAGGTTTTAGATCCGTTTGATTTATCCCATGAAATGAGTCTATAGAAATTGCTGACAGCGTTGTTACCTGCTAGCACGTAGAACGTACAGCCAGCAATAGAAATGGGGCGCCCCAGCACGCTTGCTGGAGCGCCCCAAGTCGCAATCGGAGCTTTCTGCTTGCCTTATTTGCGTCGGCGTCGGATGAGTCCGAACGCGCCGAGGCCGAGGACGGCCATCGAAGCGGGCTCAGGCACCAGGCGGATCTCCTTCATGCCCAAGTCGCCGTCGGTCTGAGTATAGAAGCGGATCGTCAACGCGTCCACAGAGGCCATGTTGATGCTGCCATAGGAGTAGTCAGCCACGCGGTCAATCGAGATCGTCGTGGGCGAACCGATGGCGCCAAAGCTCTTGTACCAGCCTTCGAGATAAGCGCCGTCAGCCCAAAACTGGACTTCGACGTCAAACCCGAGGTCAGCAGAAATCATGTCGATCTCCATGGCCTTGGTTCCCGAGAGGTTAGCATCGGTCGAGGTGCTGTAGAAGAACTCGCCCGCAGCAGAATAGGCGCTGGTGCAGAGATAAGCGAGCGAGAAGCGCGCCTTGTTTCCGGTCTGGTCCGAAGCAGCGCCCACGCCAGGAACGATGTTCCACTTGCTGTTGAGGCCGTAGTTGGAGCTCAAAACGTTGATGCCAACGCCCCGGGAACCACCGAGCATCGTGCCGCCGCCCATCCAATTGCTGTCGTTGCCAACGCCGGTCACGGTCAGAGTCTGGCCCGTGAGGCTTGTGAAATCGTCGACGAGAAGGGGCATTGCCGAAGCCGAAGCGGCCAAGCTCGCACCCATCGCAAGAATCATAATGTTTCGCATTTGTTCCACCTTTGAATCAAAGTAGTCCTGGCCGGTGCGGCACTGCCTAGATCGAAAGCTCTATCGTCCTTACTGCCAGGGTTACCGGCAGATCGGCTGGAGCGCACATGTACCAGGGCATGCTCCTTCGAGATGCACCTAATGCACCGCAAGAGGCAGACCAATTGGCCAAAGGTGGGAACCAAAATGCCTAACAATCGGCAATAGGTAGTATAATTACTGGCCGCTTCCGACGAATTCGACCTTTCCGCCAAACTTCCTCGCGATTGG is a window encoding:
- a CDS encoding PEP-CTERM sorting domain-containing protein — protein: MRKLMLLSMGVGLVVSAQAALLVDDFSSLTGQSLTVTGVANDAVWASGGTMLGGSRGLGINVLTSDYGLESTWNIVPSVGAASDNAGNSARFSLAYLCTGAFAAAGEFFYSTSTNADLSGTTGIEFDMVSADLGFDVMVEFYSDAGVLVLGKSFGSIASPTTISLDATADWLGGTTDMGNVDAIAIRFLTATDGDLGMSEIRLVPEPASLAVLGLGLFSVARKRRSR
- a CDS encoding PEP-CTERM sorting domain-containing protein, producing the protein MRKWMLLSFGACLAGSAMAAPIVVDDFSSLSQTSSVVGLGFHSTWASGGTMLGGSRALQTSTFTSDVGLSSGIDCLAGPGVCALSNDFGNASSFWLGYLCTGASGGNGLFYSTSTNADLSSWGAMELDVVRADLAFSVTVIFVSEFSIGGWSKSFGPVASPTTITVASTDGAFGSYDSANVDQLIVQIDPVKNGDLTLDEIRLVPEPASLATLGLGALALMRRRKA
- a CDS encoding PEP-CTERM sorting domain-containing protein, with translation MRNIMILAMGASLAASASAMPLLVDDFTSLTGQTLTVTGVGNDSNWMGGGTMLGGSRGVGINVLSSNYGLNSKWNIVPGVGAASDQTGNKARFSLAYLCTSAYSAAGEFFYSTSTDANLSGTKAMEIDMISADLGFDVEVQFWADGAYLEGWYKSFGAIGSPTTISIDRVADYSYGSINMASVDALTIRFYTQTDGDLGMKEIRLVPEPASMAVLGLGAFGLIRRRRK